A genomic stretch from Lagenorhynchus albirostris chromosome 12, mLagAlb1.1, whole genome shotgun sequence includes:
- the STX11 gene encoding syntaxin-11 has translation MKDRLIELVELTKRYEQQFPDKDNEFDSPPEDIVFETDHILESLYRDIQDLQDENQQLTYDVKRLGKQNTRFLTSMRRLSSIKRDTNSIAKDIKARGESIHRKLSAMKALSEVAEAQHGAHSAVARIARAQYSALTLPFQAAMLEYNQAEMKQRENCKIRIQRQLEIMGKDVSGDQIEDMFEQGKWDVFSENLLADVKGARAALNEIESRHREMLRLESRIRDLHDLFLQMAMLVEQQADTLDVIEFNVQKTLDYTGQAKVQVSKAVQYKKKNPCRTVCCFCCPCLN, from the coding sequence ATGAAGGACCGGCTAATAGAACTTGTGGAGTTAACCAAGCGGTATGAACAGCAGTTCCCAGACAAGGACAATGAATTTGACTCGCCCCCCGAGGATATCGTGTTCGAGACGGACCACATCCTGGAATCCTTGTACAGAGACATCCAGGACCTTCAGGATGAAAACCAGCAGCTAACTTACGACGTGAAGCGGCTGGGAAAGCAGAACACCCGCTTCCTCACGTCCATGAGGCGCCTCAGCAGCATCAAGCGGGACACCAACTCGATTGCCAAGGACATCAAGGCCCGGGGCGAGAGCATCCACCGCAAGCTGAGCGCCATGAAGGCGCTGAGCGAGGTCGCCGAGGCCCAGCACGGCGCGCACTCGGCCGTGGCGCGCATCGCGCGCGCACAGTACAGCGCTCTCACCCTCCCGTTCCAGGCCGCCATGCTCGAGTACAACCAGGCCGAGATGAAGCAGCGCGAAAACTGCAAGATCCGCATCCAGCGCCAGCTGGAGATCATGGGCAAGGACGTGTCGGGCGACCAGATCGAGGACATGTTCGAACAAGGCAAGTGGGACGTGTTCTCAGAGAACCTGCTGGCTGACGTGAAGGGCGCGCGGGCGGCCCTCAACGAGATCGAGAGCCGCCACCGCGAGATGCTGCGGCTGGAGAGCCGCATCCGCGACCTGCACGACCTCTTCCTGCAGATGGCCATGCTGGTGGAGCAGCAGGCTGACACCCTGGACGTCATCGAGTTCAACGTGCAGAAGACCCTCGACTACACCGGCCAGGCCAAGGTGCAGGTGAGCAAGGCCGTGCAGTACAAGAAGAAGAACCCCTGCCGGACCgtctgctgcttctgctgccccTGCCTCAACTAG